A genome region from Eurosta solidaginis isolate ZX-2024a chromosome 2, ASM4086904v1, whole genome shotgun sequence includes the following:
- the Mad gene encoding protein mothers against dpp isoform X1 has translation MYYHPVNDYTGYPMNPTNGMDTEDVESTSSSAMSRLGTLFSFTSPAVKKLLGWKQGDEEEKWAEKAVDSLVKKLKKRKGAIEELERALSCPGQPSKCVTIPRSLDGRLQVSHRKGLPHVIYCRVWRWPDLQSHHELKPLEICQYPFSAKQKEVCINPYHYKRVESPVLPPVLVPRHSEFAPGYSMLQFNQSMSEPPIPPNVNYSNNGFNNMSPNSPPLTSAGSPSTVNSNPNSPYGSLAGTPPPAYSPSEDGNSNNPNDGTQLIDAQMGDVAQVSYSEPAFWASIAYYELNCRVGEVFHCNNNSVIVDGFTNPSNNSDRCCLGQLSNVNRNSTIENTRRHIGKGVHLYYVAGEVYAECLSDSAIFVQSRNCNYHHGFHPSTVCKIPPGCSLKIFNNQEFAQLLSQSVNNGFEAVYELTKMCTIRMSFVKGWGAEYHRQDVTSTPCWIEIHLHGPLQWLDKVLTQMGSPHNAISSVS, from the exons ATTATCATCCTGTTAACGATTACACCGGCTATCCCATGAACCCGACAAACGGCATGGATACAGAAGATGTCGAATCCACCTCAAGCAGCGCTATGTCCCGACTCGGCACACTTTTTTCATTCACATCGCCCGCCGTTAAAAAACTCCTGGGTTGGAAACAAGGCGACGAAGAAGAAAAATGGGCTGAAAAAGCCGTTGACAGTTTAGTGAAGAAATTAAAGAAACGTAAAGGCGCCATAGAAGAATTGGAGCGTGCATTATCCTGTCCTGGCCAACCATCAAAATGTGTTACAATACCACGTTCGTTAGATGGACGTTTGCAG GTCTCACATCGCAAAGGACTGCCGCATGTTATATATTGTCGCGTTTGGCGTTGGCCAGATTTACAATCACACCATGAATTAAAACCACTCGAAATTTGTCAATATCCATTTAGTGCCAAACAAAAAGAAGTTTGCATAAATCCTTATCATTATAAACGTGTCGAAAGCCCTGTACTGCCGCCTGTGCTGGTGCCACGTCATTCAGAATTTGCACCTGGCTATTCAATGCTACAATTTAATCAATCAATGTCTGAGCCACCAATTCCACCCAAtgtaaattattcaaataatggTTTTAATAATATGAGTCCAAATAGTCCGCCTTTAACATCAGCTGGTAGCCCAAGTACGGTTAATTCAAATCCTAATTCACCATATGGTAGCTTAGCTGGTACACCACCTCCAGCATATAGTCCCTCCGAAGATGGTAATTCAAATAATCCAAACGATGGCACACAGCTAATTGATGCACAAATGGGTGATGTTGCTCAGGTGAGCTATTCGGAACCAGCTTTTTGGGCATCGATTGCTTATTATGAACTCAATTGTCGTGTTGGTGAGGTATTCCATTGCAATAATAATTCAGTTATCGTTGATGGTTTTACGAATCCATCAAATAATTCGGATCGTTGCTGTTTAGGGCAGTTAAGTAATGTCAATCGTAATAGTACTATAGAGAATACACGTCGTCATATAG GCAAAGGCGTTCATCTCTATTATGTAGCTGGTGAAGTTTATGCCGAATGCCTCTCAGATTCGGCAATATTTGTGCAATCACGTAACTGTAATTATCATCATGGCTTCCATCCGAGTACAGTATGCAAGATACCGCCAGGTTGTTctcttaaaattttcaataatcAAGAATTTGCTCAACTCTTGTCGCAATCGGTAAATAATGGTTTTGAAGCGGTCTACGAATTAACCAAAATGTGCACAATACGTATGAGCTTTGTAAAAGGTTGGGGTGCTGAATATCATAGACAAGATGTTACATCGACACCATGTTGGATAGAGATACATTTGCATGGACCACTGCAATGGTTGGATAAAGTGCTAACACAAATGGGTTCACCACACAATGCCATCAGTTCCGTATCGTAA
- the Mad gene encoding protein mothers against dpp isoform X2: protein MNPTNGMDTEDVESTSSSAMSRLGTLFSFTSPAVKKLLGWKQGDEEEKWAEKAVDSLVKKLKKRKGAIEELERALSCPGQPSKCVTIPRSLDGRLQVSHRKGLPHVIYCRVWRWPDLQSHHELKPLEICQYPFSAKQKEVCINPYHYKRVESPVLPPVLVPRHSEFAPGYSMLQFNQSMSEPPIPPNVNYSNNGFNNMSPNSPPLTSAGSPSTVNSNPNSPYGSLAGTPPPAYSPSEDGNSNNPNDGTQLIDAQMGDVAQVSYSEPAFWASIAYYELNCRVGEVFHCNNNSVIVDGFTNPSNNSDRCCLGQLSNVNRNSTIENTRRHIGKGVHLYYVAGEVYAECLSDSAIFVQSRNCNYHHGFHPSTVCKIPPGCSLKIFNNQEFAQLLSQSVNNGFEAVYELTKMCTIRMSFVKGWGAEYHRQDVTSTPCWIEIHLHGPLQWLDKVLTQMGSPHNAISSVS, encoded by the exons ATGAACCCGACAAACGGCATGGATACAGAAGATGTCGAATCCACCTCAAGCAGCGCTATGTCCCGACTCGGCACACTTTTTTCATTCACATCGCCCGCCGTTAAAAAACTCCTGGGTTGGAAACAAGGCGACGAAGAAGAAAAATGGGCTGAAAAAGCCGTTGACAGTTTAGTGAAGAAATTAAAGAAACGTAAAGGCGCCATAGAAGAATTGGAGCGTGCATTATCCTGTCCTGGCCAACCATCAAAATGTGTTACAATACCACGTTCGTTAGATGGACGTTTGCAG GTCTCACATCGCAAAGGACTGCCGCATGTTATATATTGTCGCGTTTGGCGTTGGCCAGATTTACAATCACACCATGAATTAAAACCACTCGAAATTTGTCAATATCCATTTAGTGCCAAACAAAAAGAAGTTTGCATAAATCCTTATCATTATAAACGTGTCGAAAGCCCTGTACTGCCGCCTGTGCTGGTGCCACGTCATTCAGAATTTGCACCTGGCTATTCAATGCTACAATTTAATCAATCAATGTCTGAGCCACCAATTCCACCCAAtgtaaattattcaaataatggTTTTAATAATATGAGTCCAAATAGTCCGCCTTTAACATCAGCTGGTAGCCCAAGTACGGTTAATTCAAATCCTAATTCACCATATGGTAGCTTAGCTGGTACACCACCTCCAGCATATAGTCCCTCCGAAGATGGTAATTCAAATAATCCAAACGATGGCACACAGCTAATTGATGCACAAATGGGTGATGTTGCTCAGGTGAGCTATTCGGAACCAGCTTTTTGGGCATCGATTGCTTATTATGAACTCAATTGTCGTGTTGGTGAGGTATTCCATTGCAATAATAATTCAGTTATCGTTGATGGTTTTACGAATCCATCAAATAATTCGGATCGTTGCTGTTTAGGGCAGTTAAGTAATGTCAATCGTAATAGTACTATAGAGAATACACGTCGTCATATAG GCAAAGGCGTTCATCTCTATTATGTAGCTGGTGAAGTTTATGCCGAATGCCTCTCAGATTCGGCAATATTTGTGCAATCACGTAACTGTAATTATCATCATGGCTTCCATCCGAGTACAGTATGCAAGATACCGCCAGGTTGTTctcttaaaattttcaataatcAAGAATTTGCTCAACTCTTGTCGCAATCGGTAAATAATGGTTTTGAAGCGGTCTACGAATTAACCAAAATGTGCACAATACGTATGAGCTTTGTAAAAGGTTGGGGTGCTGAATATCATAGACAAGATGTTACATCGACACCATGTTGGATAGAGATACATTTGCATGGACCACTGCAATGGTTGGATAAAGTGCTAACACAAATGGGTTCACCACACAATGCCATCAGTTCCGTATCGTAA